A stretch of the Corylus avellana chromosome ca6, CavTom2PMs-1.0 genome encodes the following:
- the LOC132185264 gene encoding uncharacterized protein LOC132185264: MSSKLVFEVSYGGRFDWSSGCEYMGGEVTVHSDSYDLDHLSFLELKDICKSFGYKGNEEEGRVDYNDPWWKDKVSDDDDLFHVDSDVGDSRAGTSGAVTSGARNGTIGDGDGDGDNENEGDKEKSGDVEEDDEEECDEEDGNHDEAHPSSDGVRSESGPKNKKKFEELDDDETNLEKPRSDILESPPSSDEEDEIPSAKTPEFH; the protein is encoded by the exons ATGTCTTCGAAGTTAGTGTTTGAGGTTAGTTATGGGGGTAGATTTGACTGGAGTTCTGGTTGTGAGTATATGGGTGGAGAAGTTACTGTTCATAGTGATAGTTATGATCTTGATCACTTGTCTTTTTTAGAATTGAAAGATATTTGTAAAAGCTTCGGGTACAAG GGTAATGAAGAGGAGGGGAGGGTTGATTACAATGACCCTTGGTGGAAAGACAAGGtcagtgatgatgatgatttatttCATGTAGACTCTGATGTTGGTGATAGTAGAGCTGGAACTAGTGGAGCTGTAACTAGTGGTGCTAGAAATGGAACCattggtgatggtgatggtgatggtgataaTGAGAATGAGGGTGATAAGGAAAAATCAGGTGAtgtagaagaagatgatgaagaagaatgtgatgaagaagatgggaatCATGATGAGGCCCATCCAAGTAGTGATGGTGTTAGGTCCGAAAGTGGGCctaagaataagaaaaaatttgaagagttaGATGATGATGAAACTAACTTAGAAAAGCCTAGAAGTGACATACTCGAGTCACCACCGAGTAGTGATGAGGAAGATGAAATTCCATCTGCCAAAACTCCTGAATTTCACTAA